In the Maribacter sp. MJ134 genome, one interval contains:
- a CDS encoding sugar isomerase — protein MRIDINQLEQVNKNSLSGHNDRFNFLADSLSKEGKDVSGIIEKISKFQVAIPSWALGAGGTRFGRFGFQGEPSNLEQKIDDVGILHRLTQTAGAVSLHIPWDVPNDYTAIKELASSHNILFDAVNSNTFQDQANAEHSYKFGSLSNTSKASREQAIAHNIDVIKIGDKLGSKSLTVWLADGSNFPGQSNFQAALQNTEDSLKEIYKGLPDDWKLFIEYKPYEPNFYSTVIQDWGTSFMLANACGDKAYTLVDLGHHLPNTNIEQIVSTLMLKGKLGGFHFNDSKYGDDDLTVGSVKPYALFLIFNALVYGMENNPQNPYPAWMIDASHNLKDPLEDLIQSLEAIQEAYAKALIVDQKALQEAQLNHDVVTCQEILQDAYRTDVRPLLEKARLNAGGVINPITAYRELEIRKKLIQERGANSVASGL, from the coding sequence ATGAGAATAGATATAAATCAATTAGAACAGGTCAATAAGAACAGTCTTTCCGGTCATAATGATAGGTTTAATTTTTTAGCGGATAGCTTATCAAAAGAGGGTAAGGATGTTTCTGGAATTATAGAGAAAATCTCAAAATTTCAGGTGGCCATTCCAAGCTGGGCCTTGGGTGCCGGTGGAACGCGTTTTGGGCGTTTTGGATTTCAAGGTGAGCCTAGTAATTTGGAGCAGAAAATTGATGATGTAGGTATCTTACACCGTCTTACGCAAACGGCAGGTGCCGTATCTTTACATATTCCTTGGGACGTACCCAATGATTATACAGCGATAAAAGAATTGGCTTCATCGCACAATATTCTTTTTGATGCGGTAAATTCCAACACATTTCAAGATCAGGCCAATGCCGAACATAGTTATAAATTCGGTTCCCTGTCCAATACAAGCAAGGCTTCCCGAGAGCAAGCCATTGCACATAATATCGATGTTATAAAAATCGGGGATAAGTTAGGTTCCAAGAGTCTTACCGTTTGGTTGGCCGATGGTTCAAATTTCCCCGGACAGAGCAACTTTCAAGCGGCATTGCAGAACACCGAGGATAGTTTAAAAGAAATTTATAAAGGTTTGCCAGATGACTGGAAACTCTTTATAGAATATAAACCCTATGAGCCAAACTTCTATAGTACTGTAATTCAGGATTGGGGTACTTCTTTTATGCTGGCCAATGCCTGTGGCGATAAAGCGTATACACTTGTGGATTTAGGACATCACTTGCCCAATACCAATATTGAACAGATTGTTTCTACCCTAATGTTAAAGGGTAAACTTGGTGGTTTTCACTTCAATGATAGCAAATATGGAGATGATGATTTAACCGTAGGTAGCGTAAAACCCTACGCACTTTTCTTAATTTTCAATGCCTTGGTGTACGGTATGGAGAATAATCCGCAGAATCCATATCCTGCTTGGATGATAGACGCTAGTCACAACCTTAAGGATCCTTTAGAAGATCTAATTCAATCTTTGGAGGCCATACAAGAAGCTTATGCAAAAGCTTTAATAGTAGACCAAAAAGCACTTCAAGAGGCACAGTTAAACCATGATGTGGTTACCTGTCAAGAAATACTACAAGATGCGTACCGCACGGACGTAAGACCTTTGTTGGAAAAAGCGAGACTTAACGCTGGTGGGGTGATAAACCCAATAACTGCTTACAGGGAGTTGGAAATACGAAAAAAACTAATACAGGAGCGAGGCGCTAACTCGGTGGCATCCGGACTATAA
- a CDS encoding FGGY-family carbohydrate kinase: MKTDVTAVFDIGKTNKKFFLFDKDYQEVYREYNRFETIKDEDGHETEDLASLQTWLKEVFDRILKTDKHNITAINFSTYGASFVHLDKNGKVLTPLYNYTKPLDKEIVEDFYKKYGPREEFAKTTGSSDSGMLNSGMQLYWLKHTKPDVFKKIAFSLHLPQYISYVFTGIPLSEYTSIGCHTAMWNYSKKDYHDWIYKEGLDHILPPIVSTETSINMNYNGKRIKLGVGIHDSSAALLPYVRSIKKKFILVSTGTWSIALNPFSEKLLSEEDIKKNCINYMRINGKPAKASRIFLGNEYSLQVKELADYFKVSKDFHKSIAFNYDTFFAIIKDFKFCFRWKSIEDNNMPAETKFGYDKFEHAYHQLMIELVLLQVESIKVAAGDDIIEKLYIDGGFSDNDVYIKLVSHYLRNMELRTTDSSLGSALGAAIAISDAKLNSKFLKKNYSLKKHIPFILK; the protein is encoded by the coding sequence ATGAAAACCGACGTAACCGCAGTATTTGATATAGGTAAAACGAATAAAAAATTCTTTCTCTTCGATAAGGATTATCAAGAAGTGTATAGAGAATATAATCGTTTTGAAACTATTAAAGATGAAGATGGTCATGAAACGGAAGACCTAGCATCTTTACAAACGTGGTTAAAGGAAGTTTTTGATAGAATTCTAAAGACGGACAAGCACAATATCACGGCCATCAATTTTTCTACTTATGGTGCCAGTTTTGTCCATTTGGATAAAAATGGAAAAGTATTAACGCCTTTATATAATTACACAAAACCACTGGATAAAGAAATCGTTGAAGATTTCTATAAAAAGTACGGTCCTAGAGAGGAATTTGCCAAAACGACAGGTTCATCGGATTCTGGTATGCTCAATTCTGGAATGCAATTATATTGGTTAAAGCATACGAAACCAGATGTTTTCAAGAAAATTGCCTTTTCACTTCATCTTCCACAATACATTAGCTATGTATTTACGGGAATACCCTTGAGTGAATATACGAGTATAGGTTGCCATACGGCAATGTGGAATTATAGTAAGAAAGATTATCACGATTGGATTTACAAGGAAGGGTTAGACCATATTTTACCCCCTATCGTCTCTACGGAGACCAGTATCAATATGAACTATAATGGAAAGCGCATCAAGCTTGGTGTAGGTATTCATGATAGTTCGGCAGCTTTACTTCCCTATGTAAGAAGTATTAAAAAGAAATTTATTTTGGTGTCGACCGGAACCTGGAGTATCGCCTTGAATCCGTTTTCGGAAAAGTTGCTCTCTGAGGAAGATATTAAAAAGAACTGTATCAACTATATGCGCATCAATGGAAAACCTGCAAAGGCAAGTCGCATCTTTCTGGGTAATGAATACAGTTTACAGGTAAAGGAGCTGGCCGATTATTTTAAGGTTTCAAAGGATTTTCACAAGTCCATTGCTTTTAATTATGATACTTTTTTTGCCATTATAAAGGATTTTAAATTTTGCTTTAGATGGAAAAGTATTGAAGACAATAATATGCCTGCGGAAACAAAATTTGGGTATGATAAATTTGAACATGCCTACCACCAACTAATGATTGAACTGGTTTTGCTACAGGTAGAAAGTATCAAAGTTGCAGCAGGAGACGATATCATCGAAAAGCTTTATATTGATGGTGGTTTCAGTGATAATGACGTATATATAAAACTTGTTTCTCACTATCTAAGAAACATGGAGTTAAGAACAACCGATTCCTCTTTAGGGTCTGCCTTGGGGGCTGCGATTGCAATATCGGATGCTAAGCTCAATTCGAAGTTTTTGAAGAAGAATTATTCGTTAAAAAAACATATTCCTTTCATTTTAAAATAA
- a CDS encoding purine-cytosine permease family protein, translating into MSQHNIEEEIEEIAGGEFEREPIPQSKLKGWKSFLGMYAGEHAAGTEFMIGPLFLTAGVSAFDLIVGLLLGNLLAVLSWRFLTARIAVENRLTLYYQLEKICGKKLVIGYNLANGILFCFLAGAMITVSATAVGIPFDMEMPKLTDTTPNGATWVIIVILIGAVISLIASKGYDTVSKAANWMSPVIVLAFIACGVVALNQLGVKNFSDFWNIWGEGSEPFPGQLKYTFWHVVIWSWFANAAMHVGMSDLSVFRFAKKESAGWTTAAGMYVGHYMAWIAAALLYAVYLKSPEAQAFLSSGEAPPVAPGPLANNAIGIFGIIAVVLAGWTTANPTIYRAGLAFQAIMPKVSTFWVTIIAGTVATVAGLFPAFAMKLLGFVALYGFILAPFGAIIVFEHFFHKQVGIVKNYAEIANLKFNKSVFLAWAISFGLFYFISLQFDVFLSFVTLPAWLLCGILFLLFSKKFQKSAEIA; encoded by the coding sequence ATGAGCCAACATAACATCGAGGAAGAAATAGAGGAAATCGCGGGAGGGGAATTTGAGAGAGAACCCATTCCACAATCTAAACTAAAAGGTTGGAAAAGTTTTCTTGGGATGTACGCAGGCGAACACGCAGCAGGTACGGAATTCATGATCGGTCCCTTATTCCTAACAGCAGGGGTTAGTGCCTTCGATTTAATTGTTGGACTATTGTTGGGTAACTTATTGGCGGTGCTTAGTTGGCGATTTTTAACGGCAAGGATTGCGGTTGAAAATAGATTAACGCTTTATTACCAATTGGAAAAAATCTGTGGAAAAAAATTAGTCATCGGTTATAACTTAGCGAACGGAATTTTGTTCTGTTTTCTAGCGGGTGCAATGATAACGGTGTCTGCCACTGCTGTTGGTATTCCGTTTGATATGGAAATGCCTAAACTAACGGATACCACACCCAATGGTGCTACATGGGTTATTATAGTAATACTTATTGGAGCGGTAATTTCCTTAATTGCCTCCAAAGGTTACGATACGGTTTCAAAGGCGGCCAATTGGATGTCGCCAGTTATCGTGCTTGCATTTATTGCCTGCGGCGTAGTGGCTTTGAACCAACTCGGAGTAAAGAATTTTTCTGATTTTTGGAATATTTGGGGAGAGGGTTCAGAACCGTTCCCAGGGCAGTTAAAATATACGTTTTGGCATGTTGTTATCTGGTCTTGGTTCGCTAATGCGGCCATGCATGTGGGCATGTCCGACTTATCGGTATTCCGTTTTGCAAAAAAAGAAAGTGCTGGTTGGACAACCGCCGCAGGGATGTACGTAGGTCATTATATGGCCTGGATAGCTGCAGCTTTGTTGTACGCCGTCTATTTGAAATCCCCAGAGGCACAAGCCTTTTTATCTAGTGGAGAGGCACCTCCGGTGGCACCGGGACCATTGGCCAATAACGCCATCGGTATTTTTGGAATCATTGCAGTAGTTTTAGCAGGATGGACCACCGCCAACCCTACCATCTACAGGGCAGGATTGGCATTCCAGGCTATTATGCCTAAAGTGTCTACATTTTGGGTCACCATAATAGCGGGAACGGTGGCAACGGTTGCCGGCTTATTTCCGGCGTTTGCAATGAAATTGTTGGGTTTTGTGGCCTTGTACGGATTTATCTTAGCTCCGTTTGGTGCCATTATCGTCTTTGAACATTTCTTTCATAAACAAGTGGGTATTGTAAAGAACTACGCCGAAATAGCAAATCTTAAATTTAATAAATCTGTTTTTTTAGCTTGGGCGATTAGTTTTGGATTGTTCTATTTTATATCGCTTCAGTTTGATGTTTTTCTGTCTTTTGTTACCTTACCAGCATGGCTTTTATGTGGAATCTTGTTTTTACTGTTCAGTAAAAAATTTCAAAAGAGTGCTGAGATTGCTTAG
- a CDS encoding alpha-hydroxy acid oxidase: MAKEFNPDYPSMDDLRNKAMRRIPKFAFEYLDGGCNEDVSISRNTKEIRDVQLQPRYLRNKGISSTKTKVMGMEFDAPFGIAPVGLQGLMWPNSPEILAKSAFKNNIPFILSTVTTMNIERASELTEGNAWFQLYNPAEDSLRDDIINRAAAAECPVLVLLCDVPTFGYRPRDIRNGLALPPKMSVTNIMQILGKPTWAFNTLRYGQPTFETLRPYTPEGLNLKQLGQFMDKTFSGRLNEERIKPIREKWKGKLVLKGVASEQDTQDAIRLGFDGIIVSNHGGRQLDAAESTINSLAGIAAKYGDQIEVMMDSGLRSGPDIARTMATGAKFTFMGRSFLYGCGALGNQGGDHTISMLKTQFKQVMDQLCCERVEDLPKHLINN; this comes from the coding sequence ATGGCCAAGGAGTTTAATCCCGATTACCCGTCCATGGACGATTTAAGAAATAAGGCTATGCGAAGAATACCAAAATTCGCATTTGAATATCTAGACGGCGGTTGTAACGAAGACGTTAGTATTTCTAGAAATACGAAAGAAATACGTGATGTTCAACTACAACCCAGATATCTCAGGAATAAAGGTATAAGTTCTACGAAGACAAAAGTTATGGGAATGGAGTTTGACGCTCCTTTTGGTATAGCACCTGTGGGGTTACAGGGCCTTATGTGGCCCAATTCCCCAGAAATATTGGCAAAGTCCGCCTTCAAAAATAACATCCCCTTCATTCTTAGTACGGTGACCACGATGAATATTGAGCGTGCTAGTGAGCTTACAGAGGGTAATGCTTGGTTTCAGCTTTATAATCCTGCAGAGGATAGTCTTAGAGACGATATTATAAATAGAGCGGCCGCTGCAGAATGCCCGGTTTTGGTGCTGCTTTGTGATGTGCCAACATTTGGTTATCGCCCTAGGGATATAAGAAATGGTTTGGCCTTACCGCCTAAAATGTCGGTAACCAATATCATGCAAATATTGGGTAAACCCACATGGGCATTTAATACCTTAAGGTACGGACAACCAACTTTTGAGACCCTTAGGCCTTATACACCAGAGGGTTTAAACCTTAAACAACTAGGTCAATTTATGGATAAGACCTTTTCTGGCCGATTAAACGAAGAAAGAATAAAGCCCATACGGGAAAAGTGGAAAGGGAAATTGGTATTGAAGGGTGTTGCTTCGGAACAGGATACGCAAGACGCTATTAGATTAGGCTTTGATGGTATTATCGTTTCCAATCATGGTGGCAGACAGTTAGATGCAGCGGAATCCACGATAAACTCACTCGCTGGTATTGCCGCCAAGTATGGCGACCAAATAGAGGTAATGATGGACAGTGGTCTGCGCTCAGGTCCGGATATCGCTAGAACTATGGCTACTGGAGCCAAATTCACCTTTATGGGAAGGTCTTTTCTCTACGGTTGTGGTGCTCTTGGAAATCAAGGAGGAGACCATACTATTTCCATGTTAAAAACTCAGTTTAAGCAGGTCATGGACCAACTATGCTGTGAACGTGTAGAAGACTTGCCCAAGCATTTGATAAACAACTAA
- a CDS encoding bifunctional aldolase/short-chain dehydrogenase, translated as MQVKTYKHVDYLWDEAKAAKLGDNQVKLFLYRSNILGADLRITNYGGGNTSCKTMEKDPLTNEEVEVMWIKGSGGDIGTLTKAGIAGLYTERLRNLKDVYGGLEDEDRMVGLFNHCIYDLDSKAPSIDTPLHGLLPFKHIDHLHPDALIAVAAAKDSEKVTKEIWGDTMGWVPWQRPGFDLGLQLEKCLNDNPGIRGIVLGSHGLFTWGDTSYECYINSLEVIEMASQFIENKIEENGSVFGGQKLESLPKEERLEKAAQLMPLLRGLCSSENGMIGHFNDSDVVLEYINSNDLERLAPMGTSCPDHFLRTKIQPLVLQLDAKQDLSNSDEVLNMLKPAFAQYRKEYQEYYDNHKRANSPAVRDANPVIIIYPGVGMFSFAKNKQTTRVANEFYVNAINVMRGAEAITEYTSLPRQEAFDIEYWLLEEAKLQRMPKEKPLSRKVALVTGAGGGIGKAIADKLAEEGANVVLTDIAEDRLEEAVATYPRDTASYALCDVTDSDSIAEAYKKASLEFGGVDIVVHSAGLAISKPLEETTQKDWDILQNVLVKGQFELAKQAVAIMRDQGLGGNFISIASKNGLVSGPNNVGYGTAKAAQQHMSRLLAAELGSDKIRVNVVNPDGVIVGSKIWEGEWAEGRAKAYGITVEELPAHYAKRNLLNEIIYPEDIANGVFACVGILDKTTGNIINVDGGMANAFVR; from the coding sequence ATGCAGGTTAAGACATACAAGCACGTAGATTATCTTTGGGATGAAGCCAAAGCAGCCAAACTAGGCGACAATCAAGTAAAATTATTCCTATATAGGTCCAATATTCTTGGAGCGGACCTAAGAATCACAAATTACGGTGGTGGTAATACCAGCTGTAAGACCATGGAGAAAGATCCCTTGACAAATGAGGAGGTAGAGGTCATGTGGATCAAAGGTTCTGGAGGAGACATAGGTACACTGACCAAAGCTGGAATTGCTGGCCTGTATACAGAAAGATTGCGAAATCTTAAGGATGTTTACGGCGGTTTGGAAGATGAGGATAGAATGGTGGGACTTTTTAACCACTGTATCTATGATTTGGATAGTAAGGCTCCGTCCATTGATACACCATTACATGGACTGCTACCATTCAAGCATATTGATCATTTGCATCCGGATGCGCTTATTGCAGTAGCTGCCGCAAAGGATAGCGAAAAGGTGACCAAGGAAATTTGGGGAGATACCATGGGCTGGGTTCCATGGCAGCGTCCTGGTTTTGACCTAGGCTTACAATTAGAGAAATGTTTAAATGACAATCCTGGTATTCGAGGAATAGTTTTGGGTAGTCATGGATTGTTTACTTGGGGAGATACTTCTTACGAGTGCTACATCAATAGTCTTGAAGTTATTGAAATGGCATCCCAATTCATTGAGAACAAGATAGAAGAAAACGGAAGTGTTTTCGGGGGACAAAAACTGGAAAGTCTTCCAAAAGAGGAACGCTTGGAAAAAGCCGCTCAATTAATGCCTTTACTTAGAGGCCTATGCTCATCCGAAAACGGAATGATCGGTCATTTTAACGATAGTGACGTTGTTCTAGAATATATCAATAGTAATGATTTAGAGCGTCTAGCGCCGATGGGGACTTCTTGCCCGGACCATTTTTTAAGGACCAAGATTCAGCCCTTGGTATTGCAGTTAGATGCCAAACAAGACCTGAGTAACTCTGATGAAGTACTCAATATGTTGAAGCCGGCCTTTGCGCAGTACCGAAAGGAATATCAAGAATATTATGACAATCATAAACGCGCTAATAGTCCCGCAGTAAGGGATGCTAACCCGGTCATTATAATCTATCCTGGAGTAGGGATGTTCAGCTTTGCCAAAAACAAACAGACTACCCGTGTCGCAAATGAATTTTATGTGAACGCCATTAACGTAATGCGCGGTGCTGAGGCAATAACGGAATACACTTCATTGCCAAGACAAGAAGCATTCGATATAGAATATTGGTTGTTAGAAGAGGCAAAATTGCAGCGAATGCCCAAAGAAAAACCTTTATCAAGGAAAGTTGCTCTGGTCACCGGTGCAGGAGGAGGCATAGGCAAGGCCATTGCGGATAAACTTGCAGAAGAAGGGGCGAATGTGGTGCTCACCGATATAGCTGAGGACAGGTTAGAAGAGGCGGTGGCCACTTATCCTAGGGATACGGCTAGCTATGCTCTTTGTGATGTAACCGATAGCGACTCTATTGCCGAAGCGTATAAAAAAGCCTCATTGGAATTTGGAGGTGTAGATATCGTGGTACATAGTGCAGGATTGGCAATTTCCAAACCACTGGAAGAAACCACCCAGAAAGATTGGGACATTCTGCAGAATGTGCTTGTAAAAGGGCAGTTTGAGCTGGCAAAGCAGGCGGTTGCCATCATGAGAGACCAAGGTTTAGGTGGTAATTTTATCAGTATAGCCAGTAAAAACGGATTGGTTTCCGGACCAAATAATGTAGGTTACGGTACTGCTAAGGCTGCACAACAGCACATGTCAAGACTCCTTGCTGCAGAACTCGGTAGTGATAAAATAAGGGTCAATGTAGTAAACCCTGACGGGGTCATTGTCGGTAGTAAGATATGGGAAGGAGAATGGGCTGAAGGTCGCGCCAAGGCCTACGGTATTACTGTCGAAGAATTACCTGCGCACTACGCCAAAAGAAATTTATTGAACGAGATAATCTATCCAGAAGACATTGCCAACGGGGTTTTTGCCTGTGTTGGTATTTTGGACAAGACTACAGGAAATATTATCAATGTAGATGGCGGTATGGCCAATGCATTTGTACGATAG
- a CDS encoding GntR family transcriptional regulator yields the protein MERLEYIDINTESRIPKYKQVMDSVINSIHKGTLGMGEKIPSINEVSEEYLLSRDTVEKAYGLLKEQNIIVSVKGKGYYIAKTDLSVKIKVLFLINKLSTYKMRIFNSFVNSLGANVHVDLDIYHCEPLVFSTILENKKHLYDHYVIMPHFKNENLQHMGCTDEILKAIHSIPKGKLIIMDRNLKSLSKEAGRIYQDFTEDIYNALTAGLEKLEKYKKIILVYPSKGVYPYPQGIVTGFKRFCIQHDIDYEILDEIYDSMELQLGDLYITIEESDLVNLVKQSRDRHYKLGEDIGIISYNDTPLKELLGITVISTNFKNMGEEAAKMILNNKPQEIKNDFNFIDRFSV from the coding sequence GTGGAAAGACTAGAGTATATAGATATAAACACAGAGTCTCGAATTCCGAAGTATAAGCAAGTGATGGATTCCGTTATAAACAGTATCCATAAGGGCACACTAGGTATGGGAGAAAAAATACCTTCCATAAACGAGGTCAGTGAAGAATATCTCCTGTCCAGAGATACGGTTGAGAAAGCCTATGGACTTCTAAAAGAGCAGAATATTATTGTTTCCGTTAAAGGAAAGGGTTATTATATCGCTAAAACCGATCTTTCCGTAAAAATCAAGGTGCTTTTCTTAATCAATAAATTAAGCACCTATAAAATGCGTATTTTCAACTCCTTTGTTAACAGTTTGGGTGCAAATGTGCATGTTGATTTAGATATTTACCACTGTGAACCATTGGTTTTCAGCACCATATTGGAAAACAAAAAACACCTTTACGACCATTATGTCATCATGCCCCATTTTAAAAATGAAAACTTGCAGCATATGGGTTGTACGGATGAGATTCTTAAGGCAATCCATTCGATACCCAAGGGAAAGTTGATTATCATGGACCGTAATCTTAAAAGTTTATCCAAGGAGGCTGGTAGAATTTATCAAGATTTTACCGAAGACATTTATAATGCCTTAACAGCCGGTCTGGAAAAACTCGAGAAATACAAGAAAATAATTTTAGTTTACCCAAGTAAGGGAGTGTATCCTTATCCACAAGGTATCGTTACCGGTTTTAAAAGGTTCTGCATACAACATGATATCGATTATGAGATTTTAGATGAAATCTATGACAGTATGGAACTACAGTTGGGAGATTTGTACATTACCATAGAAGAATCGGATTTGGTTAATTTAGTAAAACAGAGTAGGGACAGGCATTACAAATTAGGAGAGGACATTGGTATCATTTCTTATAACGACACGCCTCTTAAAGAACTGTTGGGGATTACTGTAATTAGCACCAATTTTAAAAACATGGGTGAAGAAGCCGCTAAAATGATCTTAAATAATAAGCCCCAAGAAATAAAAAACGATTTTAATTTTATCGACCGATTCTCTGTTTGA